The sequence below is a genomic window from Denitratisoma sp. DHT3.
TGGAGGCGAAGACTTCAAACATGAAAACTCCTGATTGATGAATACTCAGCGCATCGTCGCGCCGCCGTCGACGCTGATCACCTGGCCGTTGATCCACATGCCCTCTTCGGAGAACAGCAGGGCCACCATCGCGGCGATGTCTTCCGGCTGGCCCAGACGGGTGCTGCGGGTGCGCTTCACCGCTGCATCCGCAAAACCCTCCGGCAAGGTCTTGAGATTGTTCTCGGTGATCACGAATCCCGGCGCCACGCAATTGGCACGAATGCCGTGGCGGCCCCAGCGCGAGGCGACATGGCGCATCAGCGCGTTCAGCCCGGCCTTGGCCATGGCGTAGCAGGGCCGCTCTTCCTCGCCGATGAAGGCCGCGCCCGAGGTGGTATAGACGATGGCGCCGCCACCCCGCTTGAGCATCTCGGGAATGGCGGCGCGGGTGCACAGCAGATGGCCGCGTAGATTCACCGCGATGGTCTGATCGAAGACCGCCAGATCGACATCCACGGCGTTGCTGTCACGGAAGATGACGGACAGGTCGGCCGCATTGACATGGATCAGGTCCAGGCCGCCGAAGCTCTCCACCGCGAGGCGGACCATCGCCGCAACCGAGGCCTCGTCACTGATGTCGCAACGAATGGCGCGGGCCTGGCCGCCTTGGGCGGTGATGCCCTGCGCAATGGCTTGGGCATTGGCCTCGCTGATGTCGCCGATCACCACGGCCGTGCCCACCTCGGCCAGCTTGCGCGCCGTGGCGCCGCCGATGCCGCCGCCGCCGGCGACGATGGCCACCTTCCCGTTCGTTGCTGTCATGTCGATCCCCTATGTGGACTCAGAAAATGTAGTTGGCCAGAGTCTGAGTGCCGTCCAGGGTCTTGACGGTATGAATGCCCAACTCCCGCAACAGATTGAGACTCAACAGGATCCGACCGGACAGTTCTTTGGGGGCGCGCGAGGACAGTTCCAGGGCGGCCTCGGCCATCGCCTCTTCCGGCTCCAGATGGGCCTGGGCATCCACCGTGCCGATTTCGACGGCGCCTTCGCTCATCACGGCCTCGACCGGCGCCAGGGTGTTGATGGCGACGTTGAACTTGGCCAGCTCGACCGCCTGGCCGGCGGTCATGCGCTCCAGCGCCGCCTTGGTGGCCGCGTACATGGAGGGGCCGTCCTCGAGGTTGAAGCGGGTGTAGCGTTCATTGAAGTCGTAGGGCGCGGGCTTGGGATGATTCACCGTGGCGCTGGAGAGGTTGACCACCCAGCCGCCGCCGCGCTCCTGCATGCTGGGCAGGGCCTGGGCGGTCAGCTGCAGCGGCGCGACCACGTTGATTTCGAAGGTCTGGCGCACATCCTTCAGGGCCTGCTCATGGGTGGTCTGATAGCGGCACCAGGCGGCGTTGTTGATCACGATGTCCACGCCGCCGAACTTGGCGATGGTTTCCGGCACGATGTGGCTGCGCTGGTCTTCCTTGGCCAGGTTGGCGCCGATGCAGATGCATTCGCCGCCCCGGGCCTTGATCCAGTCGGCGACTTCGGCCAGGGAGCCCGCCAGGCGGCTGGTGCCGGGATCCACGGTACGGGCCACCAGGGCCACCTTGGCGCCTTCGCAGGCCAGGCGCTTGGCGATCGCGGCGCCGATGCCGCGACTGGCGCCGGTGACGATGGCCACTTTGCCTTTGAGTCGTTGGGTCATTGTTTTTCCTTTCCTAGAACTCTGTTGAGGGTATTGAATCAATGCTGGCGGTAGCGCCGCTGCACGTGCTCCTGGCGGATGGCGATGGCGGCCCGGCGTTGCTCCGGCGTCGCCAATCGGGTTTCCGCCGGCAGGTGCTGCATCACCTCGGACAGCTTGACCTTCTTCGCCGTGGCCCAGGGCAGGTTCTCGGTGGGCTTCACCGAATAGGCCCAGCGCACCGCCATGTAGCCTTCCGGGTGGCCGGTGGTGTCGAGCCAGTTCCAGACGCCCGGATCGCGATGAGCGATCACGTAGCGCAGCACGTTGTCGGCGTCGCGATGCGCCTGGAGACCGTTCAGGCTGCTCTGATAGTTGGCGAAGTCGAGGGACTCGCCCCACATGTTGCTGAGGTGGAAGCCGATGTAGTTGGGCTCGATGGGCTGGTTCAGCTCCACGATCATGGCCTCGTCGTCTGCCAGTTCGTAGATGCTGCCGCAGTAGATGTTGGTGGCCATGCCCCCCGCAGTGGCCAGGGACGCGGCATTGGGCCGGTTGAACTCGTTGCGCGGGATGAAGCACTTGCCGTCGCCGTTCATGTCGCCATAGGCCTCGCAGGTGATGGCGTAGAACTCGTTCCAGAAGTAAACCTGGTTGCGGGTGAAGCGGCCGATGTCCTCCATCTGCTGCGCCGCCGCTTCCGGGGTGTAGGTGGGCATGGGCTTGCCCAGCAGGTCGTTGCGGTAGATGAAAAGGTCCAGCAGCTCCTCGTTCTGCCAGTCGCAGCAGAGCTCGCGCAGCATCACCAGCTGGGTCACGTATTCCTTGGTCTCCGTGCTGCCGTCGCTGCGGGTGCGGGTCTTGGTCACCCGCGTGCGCATGTAGTTGCCGCTGTAGCCCTCGGGCTTTTCCGGCGCCAGCAGGATCTCGAAAGTGCCGTCCGCATTGACCTGCAACTTGCTGCAGTCCAGGACATCGCAGTTGGTGCGGCTGCCCGGCTTCATTTCCTTGATGCTGCCGCTGTCCCCGGAGTAGCCGCTGGGCGCTTCGAAGATCACGTAGTGGGGCGCCTTGCGGCCTTCCGTGACGGGTGCCTCGCCGCGCCAGTGGCGCGTGTCGCCGGCCTTGCCGCGGATGGTGTAGCTGTAGTTGCCGTCGATGGGTGCCGCCAGATAGATGGCATCGGCGTTGTCGATGGTGGAGCGGTTGAGCGGCTGGATGGCGCGGACGAAATAAGGAAACTCCTGGGTCGGCCCCAGGCAGCGGGCCAGGGAGCCATAGAGGAAGCCCAGCACGTAGCGGTAGCCTTCGGCCAGGTTGCGGGGCGTGGCCGGCGGCGGCCAGAGCTTCGGATCGTCGATGGCGTCGCGCGCTTCTTCCAGCTGGGCGATCAGCTTGTCCCAGGATGCCCGAAGTTGCACGGCCGCCGCCTCGGTGGCGGCAGCGGGCATTGCCGTTTTTTTCGTTTCGCTCATGCTTTCGCAGCCTCCTTGGGTTTCTTGATTTCAGGCATGTCCGCATCCCAGTTGAAGCGCTCGAAGAGCGGTGCCAGGCGTTGGCGGATCTCCGTGTCGTCGAGGCCGAACTCTTCCAGGCTGTAGCGATGGGCGGTTTCGTGGCGGCCGGACTTGTTTTGCTCTTCCTCCAACACCCGACGGAATTGCTCGGTCATCGGGATGCCCAGCTCGGTGTAGACCCGTTCCATGGTGGCCTTGGGTTCGGCCACCAGTTGCCGATAGTCGATAATGGCGCGGGGCACTTCCGGATGCCGGGCCAGGACTTCGTCCGGATGCAGGTAGCTCTCGTAGGAAATTTCCACGCTGACCCGACTGGACCGCGCCGCCTTTTGCTTGTCGATCTCGCCTTGTATCTTCCAGCCGGTGTGTAGCAGTTTGAGCAGGCTGGGAATGGTCTCGTAGGGATTGCGGTAGAGCACCACGAAACGGGCGTCCGGGAAGGCCTCGATGACCGCCTCGACCCGGCCGCAGAAGACGGGATTCTTGCTCAGATGGATCACGTTGCCGCCATTGAGATACATCTGGCGCCGCACGCACTCCCGGTAGAAACCCATCAGGCGACGCCGGCTGGCGGGGGGGCGCTGATCGATATGGAAGAAATCCACGTCGTCCATATTGGGCACCCGGGTGGCCCAGAATCCCGAGGCACAGGAACTGAACAGCACCAGATCGTCCTCCTCGGGAATGGTCAGACCCATCTTATGGATATGGCGCATCGGCCCGAACTTCTTGTCTTCCCAGGCCTGCAGGCGGCGCTCGATGCTGCGGCCGAGAATGGTGCGGTCCACCCAGGCGGCCAAGCGCACCAGCTTCTTCTCGATCAGCGAGGGCAAGAGCAGTTCGTAGTACTTGAAGGCGCTGAAACGCTGGTCTTCGCACATCAGGCGGTGGGCCAGGGTCGTGCCGCTGCGGGCATGGCCGATGATGAACACCGGGTTCCTGACCTTGGTGAACCACAGGCCGGGGAACAGGATGCCGTCGAGGAAGAAGCACAGTGCATGTCCCATCGCTCGAAGAGGAATCGTCAGCAACAGGTAGCGATAGGCGCTGCGCCTTCTCTTGGCCTTTTTCTCCTGGGAAACCAGGCGGACCAACTTGAACCAGGTGATGAAGTCGAAATAGAAAAACATGGCGGCTGGGACTTTGGGGGTCAGAAAAACAAAAAAGGGACGGCGCGAACTCAATGCACGCGCAACGCTTCCGAATCCTTCAGATAACGCAACACCAGGTTCACCAGGTCATCGCCGTAGTGCTCGTCGAAGATGCGCTCCGGCCGTCGCTGGAGCGTGGCGTGAATGGTGCCGTTGATGAGGTCGACGACCAGCTCGGCCGCCCGGGCATGTTCCCGGACCTGCAGCGTGGCGTCGTGTTGCTGCAGGACGAGCGACAGCCACATGGCGGTTGCCATGTAGCGGTCCGGATACTTCTTCACCACATAGGCTTCGAAGTCGTACCGCCAGTGAATCTCGAGGTAGTACT
It includes:
- a CDS encoding SDR family NAD(P)-dependent oxidoreductase — encoded protein: MTATNGKVAIVAGGGGIGGATARKLAEVGTAVVIGDISEANAQAIAQGITAQGGQARAIRCDISDEASVAAMVRLAVESFGGLDLIHVNAADLSVIFRDSNAVDVDLAVFDQTIAVNLRGHLLCTRAAIPEMLKRGGGAIVYTTSGAAFIGEEERPCYAMAKAGLNALMRHVASRWGRHGIRANCVAPGFVITENNLKTLPEGFADAAVKRTRSTRLGQPEDIAAMVALLFSEEGMWINGQVISVDGGATMR
- a CDS encoding SDR family NAD(P)-dependent oxidoreductase, giving the protein MTQRLKGKVAIVTGASRGIGAAIAKRLACEGAKVALVARTVDPGTSRLAGSLAEVADWIKARGGECICIGANLAKEDQRSHIVPETIAKFGGVDIVINNAAWCRYQTTHEQALKDVRQTFEINVVAPLQLTAQALPSMQERGGGWVVNLSSATVNHPKPAPYDFNERYTRFNLEDGPSMYAATKAALERMTAGQAVELAKFNVAINTLAPVEAVMSEGAVEIGTVDAQAHLEPEEAMAEAALELSSRAPKELSGRILLSLNLLRELGIHTVKTLDGTQTLANYIF
- a CDS encoding sulfotransferase family protein gives rise to the protein MFFYFDFITWFKLVRLVSQEKKAKRRRSAYRYLLLTIPLRAMGHALCFFLDGILFPGLWFTKVRNPVFIIGHARSGTTLAHRLMCEDQRFSAFKYYELLLPSLIEKKLVRLAAWVDRTILGRSIERRLQAWEDKKFGPMRHIHKMGLTIPEEDDLVLFSSCASGFWATRVPNMDDVDFFHIDQRPPASRRRLMGFYRECVRRQMYLNGGNVIHLSKNPVFCGRVEAVIEAFPDARFVVLYRNPYETIPSLLKLLHTGWKIQGEIDKQKAARSSRVSVEISYESYLHPDEVLARHPEVPRAIIDYRQLVAEPKATMERVYTELGIPMTEQFRRVLEEEQNKSGRHETAHRYSLEEFGLDDTEIRQRLAPLFERFNWDADMPEIKKPKEAAKA